From a single Micromonospora carbonacea genomic region:
- the rplT gene encoding 50S ribosomal protein L20, with protein MARVKRAVNAQKKRRTLLETASGYRGQRSRLYRKAKEQVLHSMQYAYRDRRDRKGDFRQLWITRINAGARANGMTYNRLIQGLRLAGVEVDRKILADLAVNDAAAFAAIVEVARAAVAAEGTGGAAAQAA; from the coding sequence ATGGCACGCGTCAAGCGGGCTGTAAACGCCCAGAAGAAGCGTCGTACCCTGCTGGAGACCGCGAGCGGCTACCGCGGTCAGCGCTCCCGCCTCTACCGCAAGGCCAAGGAGCAGGTGCTGCACTCGATGCAGTACGCCTACCGGGACCGTCGCGACCGCAAGGGCGACTTCCGGCAGCTGTGGATCACCCGGATCAACGCGGGCGCCCGCGCCAACGGGATGACCTACAACCGGCTGATCCAGGGCCTGCGCCTGGCCGGCGTCGAGGTCGACCGCAAGATCCTCGCCGACCTGGCCGTCAACGACGCGGCGGCCTTCGCCGCGATCGTCGAGGTCGCCCGCGCCGCCGTGGCGGCCGAGGGCACCGGTGGCGCGGCGGCCCAGGCCGCCTGA
- a CDS encoding TrmH family RNA methyltransferase, whose protein sequence is MSSPTHGGRLGRAAEPHTMPFTPRTPRVVAARRLHRRRDRDATGRFLAEGPQAVREALARPGTVAELFGTPAALDRHADLAARAAAADVPVSDVTDDALAALAETVAPQGLVAVCRHLDVPLSEALAAGPRLVAVLAEIRDPGNAGTVLRTADAAGAGAVIFAGDAVDPYNGKCVRASAGSLFHVDVVRAGDPLAVVAALRAAGLAVLATTGYGDRDLDDLADAGALATPTAWLFGSEAHGLPDGLTAVADARVRVPLHGRAESLNLAAAAAVCLYASARALRRRP, encoded by the coding sequence GTGTCGTCCCCGACGCACGGCGGGCGCCTCGGTCGCGCTGCGGAGCCGCACACCATGCCCTTCACCCCGCGTACGCCCCGGGTCGTCGCCGCCCGCCGGCTGCACCGCCGCCGCGACCGCGACGCCACCGGCCGGTTCCTCGCCGAGGGCCCGCAGGCCGTCCGGGAGGCCCTGGCCCGCCCCGGCACGGTCGCCGAGCTGTTCGGCACCCCGGCCGCCCTCGACCGGCACGCCGACCTGGCCGCCCGCGCCGCCGCCGCCGACGTGCCGGTCTCCGACGTCACCGACGACGCCCTCGCCGCGCTCGCCGAGACCGTCGCCCCGCAGGGCCTCGTCGCCGTCTGCCGGCACCTCGACGTGCCGCTGTCCGAGGCCCTCGCCGCCGGTCCGCGCCTCGTGGCGGTGCTTGCCGAGATCCGCGACCCGGGCAACGCCGGTACGGTGCTGCGCACCGCCGACGCCGCCGGGGCCGGCGCGGTGATCTTCGCCGGCGACGCCGTCGACCCGTACAACGGCAAGTGCGTGCGGGCCTCCGCCGGCAGCCTCTTCCACGTCGACGTGGTCCGGGCCGGCGACCCCCTCGCGGTCGTCGCCGCGTTGCGCGCCGCCGGGCTGGCGGTCCTCGCCACCACCGGGTACGGCGACCGCGACCTCGACGACCTCGCCGACGCCGGCGCCCTCGCGACGCCGACCGCCTGGCTGTTCGGCTCGGAGGCGCACGGGCTGCCCGACGGGCTGACCGCCGTCGCCGACGCCCGGGTCCGGGTGCCCCTGCACGGGCGCGCCGAGAGCCTCAACCTGGCTGCGGCCGCCGCCGTGTGCCTGTACGCTTCAGCCAGAGCACTGCGCCGCCGCCCCTGA
- the pheS gene encoding phenylalanine--tRNA ligase subunit alpha produces the protein MTYRNDPYDPKQVALLDPDALAGAVADAEQAFAAAADPDALTALRPAHLGDRSPVALARREIGALPPAAKADAGKRVNEARRAIEAAYAARAEILDREQAQRVLATERVDVTLPYDRRPRGARHPLSTLMEQISDLFVGMGYEVAEGPEVELEWTNFDALNIPADHPARGLMDTFHIAPPAGADSSGLVLRTHTSPVQARTMLARKPPIYVVVPGRVYRTDELDATHAPVFHQVEGLVVDKGITMAHLRGTLDHFARAMFGEGAKTRWRPHYFPFTEPSAEFDVWFPEHRDGPRWVEWGGCGMVNPRVLRACGIDPEVYSGFAFGMGIDRTVMFRHGVSDMRDMAEGDVRFTRAFGAGA, from the coding sequence ATGACCTACCGCAACGATCCGTACGACCCGAAGCAGGTCGCCCTGCTCGACCCGGACGCCCTGGCCGGCGCCGTGGCCGACGCCGAGCAGGCGTTCGCCGCCGCCGCCGACCCGGACGCGCTGACCGCGCTGCGCCCCGCGCACCTCGGCGACCGGTCCCCGGTCGCCCTGGCCCGCCGGGAGATCGGCGCGCTGCCGCCGGCCGCGAAGGCCGACGCCGGCAAGCGGGTCAACGAGGCCCGCCGCGCGATCGAGGCCGCCTACGCCGCCCGCGCCGAGATCCTGGACCGCGAGCAGGCGCAGCGGGTGCTGGCCACCGAGCGGGTCGACGTCACCCTGCCCTACGACCGCCGCCCACGCGGCGCCCGGCACCCGCTGAGCACCCTGATGGAGCAGATCAGCGACCTGTTCGTCGGGATGGGCTACGAGGTGGCCGAGGGGCCCGAGGTCGAGCTGGAGTGGACCAACTTCGACGCCCTCAACATCCCCGCCGACCACCCGGCGCGGGGCCTGATGGACACCTTCCACATCGCCCCGCCCGCCGGCGCGGACAGCTCCGGGCTGGTGCTGCGCACCCACACCTCCCCGGTGCAGGCGCGCACCATGCTGGCCCGCAAGCCGCCGATCTACGTGGTCGTGCCCGGCCGGGTCTACCGCACCGACGAGCTCGACGCCACCCACGCGCCCGTCTTCCACCAGGTCGAGGGCCTCGTGGTCGACAAGGGCATCACCATGGCCCACCTGCGCGGCACCCTCGACCACTTCGCCCGCGCCATGTTCGGCGAGGGCGCGAAGACCCGGTGGCGGCCGCACTACTTCCCGTTCACCGAGCCGTCGGCCGAGTTCGACGTGTGGTTCCCCGAGCACCGCGACGGGCCGCGCTGGGTCGAGTGGGGCGGCTGCGGCATGGTCAACCCCCGGGTGCTGCGCGCCTGCGGGATCGACCCGGAGGTCTACTCCGGATTCGCGTTCGGCATGGGCATCGACCGCACCGTGATGTTCCGCCACGGGGTCAGCGACATGCGGGACATGGCCGAGGGCGACGTGCGGTTCACCCGCGCGTTCGGGGCCGGGGCGTAG
- the pheT gene encoding phenylalanine--tRNA ligase subunit beta gives MRVSVSWLREYLDLPADLPAADLEQALVDLGIEVESIVDLRATVSGALVVGEVLDIEELTGFKKPIRFCRVDVGAANGTGEPQEIVCGARNFAPGDRVVVILPGGVLPGGFAIGARKTYGRNSHGMICSAKELGLGDDHSGIIVLPEDTPAKPGDDARPVVGLDDVVVEVEITPDRGYALSVRGIARELAHALGVPFRDPGLAPAPGATAEPAYPVEVRDTVGCDRFAARLVRGVDPTAQTPGWMRQRLTVAGVRSISLPVDITNYVMLELGQPMHAFDADRITGPLVVRRAAAGEKVTTLDGVARTLTAEDMVICDDTGPVSLAAVMGGETSEVVASTTDVLFEAAHWDPVMVGRTARRHKLFSEAAKRWERGVDPALPLVAIERAVGLLTAHAGGVAGAEILDLDHVRPPAPVALPVDLPSRRVGVAYSPERVVSLLEQVGCHVTRGVDRLGEDPGTAGVPAGGGADVLTVVPPSWRPDLTDPADLVEEVVRLDGYDRVPSVLPTAPPGRGLTWQQRRRRAVARSLAERGYVEVLAHPFVAGSLADLLGLPADDPRRAAVRVANPLSEEEPLLRTTLLGPLLGILRRNLGRGHRDLALYEIGAVFHPRPGVGAPPAMGVDRRPTDAEFAAADAVVPDQPRHVAVVLAGDVDPAGWWGAGRPAGWADAIEAGRAVLAAADLPADRVEVRAAEHAPWHPGRCAELLVDGVVVGHAGELHPAVLAALELPKRTSAMELDLDALPAAPVAPAPTISGFPPALIDVALVVDERVPAAQVQQALVEGAGELLEGVRLFDVYASEQLGAGRRSLAYKLTFRAPDRTLTVEEAVAARDAAVARAAERFGATLRGA, from the coding sequence ATGCGAGTTTCTGTCAGCTGGCTGCGGGAGTACCTCGACCTCCCCGCCGACCTGCCCGCCGCCGACCTGGAGCAGGCGCTGGTCGACCTCGGCATCGAGGTCGAGTCGATCGTGGACCTGCGGGCCACGGTCTCCGGCGCGCTCGTCGTCGGCGAGGTCCTCGACATCGAGGAACTGACCGGTTTCAAGAAGCCGATCCGGTTCTGCCGGGTCGACGTGGGCGCCGCCAACGGCACCGGCGAGCCGCAGGAGATCGTCTGCGGGGCGCGCAACTTCGCCCCCGGCGACCGGGTCGTGGTGATCCTCCCCGGCGGCGTGCTCCCCGGCGGCTTCGCCATCGGCGCGCGCAAGACGTACGGGCGCAACTCCCACGGCATGATCTGCTCCGCGAAGGAGCTGGGCCTGGGCGACGACCACTCGGGCATCATCGTGCTGCCCGAGGACACCCCCGCCAAGCCCGGCGACGACGCCCGCCCGGTCGTCGGCCTCGACGACGTGGTCGTCGAGGTGGAGATCACCCCCGACCGGGGGTACGCGCTCAGCGTCCGGGGCATCGCCCGGGAGCTGGCCCACGCCCTCGGCGTGCCGTTCCGCGACCCGGGGCTGGCCCCCGCCCCCGGCGCGACTGCCGAGCCGGCGTACCCGGTGGAGGTCCGCGACACCGTCGGCTGCGACCGGTTCGCCGCCCGGCTGGTACGCGGCGTCGACCCGACCGCGCAGACCCCCGGCTGGATGCGGCAGCGGCTCACCGTCGCCGGGGTGCGCAGCATCTCGCTGCCGGTCGACATCACCAACTACGTGATGCTCGAACTGGGCCAGCCGATGCACGCCTTCGACGCCGACCGGATCACCGGCCCGCTCGTGGTGCGCCGCGCCGCGGCGGGGGAGAAGGTCACCACCCTGGACGGGGTGGCCCGCACCCTCACCGCCGAGGACATGGTCATCTGCGACGACACCGGCCCCGTCTCGCTCGCCGCCGTGATGGGCGGCGAGACCAGCGAGGTCGTCGCGTCCACCACCGACGTGCTCTTCGAGGCCGCCCACTGGGACCCGGTGATGGTGGGCCGCACCGCCCGCCGGCACAAGCTGTTCAGCGAGGCGGCGAAGCGCTGGGAGCGGGGCGTCGACCCGGCCCTGCCGCTGGTCGCCATCGAGCGGGCCGTCGGGCTGCTCACCGCCCACGCGGGCGGCGTCGCCGGGGCCGAGATCCTCGACCTCGACCACGTCCGGCCGCCCGCCCCGGTCGCCCTGCCGGTGGACCTGCCGAGCCGGCGGGTCGGCGTCGCCTACTCCCCGGAGCGGGTGGTCTCCCTGCTGGAGCAGGTCGGCTGCCACGTCACCCGGGGCGTCGACCGGCTCGGCGAGGACCCGGGCACCGCCGGCGTGCCGGCCGGCGGCGGCGCGGACGTGCTCACCGTCGTCCCGCCGAGCTGGCGGCCCGACCTCACCGACCCGGCCGACCTGGTCGAGGAGGTGGTCCGCCTCGACGGGTACGACCGGGTGCCGTCGGTGCTGCCCACCGCGCCCCCCGGGCGCGGCCTGACCTGGCAGCAGCGCCGCCGCCGGGCGGTGGCCCGCTCGCTGGCCGAACGCGGGTACGTGGAGGTGCTGGCCCACCCGTTCGTCGCCGGTTCGCTGGCCGACCTGCTCGGCCTGCCCGCCGACGACCCGCGCCGGGCGGCGGTGCGGGTGGCCAACCCGCTGTCGGAGGAGGAGCCGCTGCTGCGCACCACGCTGCTCGGCCCGCTGCTCGGCATCCTCAGGCGCAACCTCGGCCGGGGCCACCGCGACCTGGCCCTCTACGAGATCGGGGCGGTCTTCCACCCGCGCCCCGGCGTCGGCGCCCCGCCCGCCATGGGCGTGGACCGGCGGCCCACCGACGCCGAGTTCGCCGCGGCCGACGCGGTCGTGCCCGACCAGCCCCGGCACGTCGCCGTGGTGCTGGCCGGGGACGTCGACCCGGCCGGCTGGTGGGGCGCGGGCCGCCCGGCCGGCTGGGCCGACGCGATCGAGGCCGGCCGGGCCGTGCTCGCCGCGGCCGACCTGCCCGCCGACCGGGTCGAGGTGCGCGCCGCCGAGCACGCCCCGTGGCACCCCGGCCGCTGCGCCGAGCTGCTCGTCGACGGGGTCGTGGTCGGGCACGCCGGCGAGCTGCACCCGGCGGTGCTGGCCGCGCTGGAGCTGCCGAAGCGCACCAGCGCCATGGAGCTGGACCTCGACGCGCTCCCGGCGGCCCCGGTCGCCCCGGCCCCGACGATCTCCGGCTTCCCGCCGGCCCTGATCGACGTCGCCCTCGTGGTCGACGAGCGGGTGCCGGCGGCGCAGGTGCAGCAGGCCCTCGTCGAGGGCGCGGGCGAACTGCTGGAGGGCGTGCGGCTGTTCGACGTCTACGCCTCCGAGCAGCTCGGGGCGGGGCGGCGGTCGCTGGCGTACAAGCTGACGTTCCGCGCCCCCGACCGCACGCTGACCGTCGAGGAGGCGGTGGCCGCCCGCGACGCGGCGGTGGCCCGCGCGGCGGAGCGCTTCGGCGCCACCCTCCGCGGCGCCTGA
- a CDS encoding Crp/Fnr family transcriptional regulator encodes MTDDVTELLLAAGWSPVEALVALALQTVAVALIRSGVSRYAQGRLRFDGFRRTRSARPSMRHHEPSRAEWPYGTFLRRLEPAARAALLGLGVRRQVPAGQILIHEGVRESHLVLLEEGLTKVTASVPDGRAALLSLRVGGDLMGEMSALNDKPRSATVTTCGPAVYSVISRDRFNQFLRTHPQAALELAAMVSDRLRWSNRRRIDFTSYAVKIRVARVIAELSRTHGRRSRDGVVIDVRLTQPELATICGAAETSVQKTLRELRADGLVDTDYRRITVRDLPRLRALGELDAGEH; translated from the coding sequence ATGACGGACGACGTGACCGAACTCCTGCTGGCCGCCGGCTGGTCGCCGGTCGAGGCACTCGTGGCGCTGGCCCTCCAGACCGTGGCGGTCGCCCTGATCCGCTCGGGGGTCTCGCGCTACGCGCAGGGACGGCTACGCTTCGACGGTTTCCGTCGGACAAGGAGTGCGAGGCCGTCGATGCGACACCACGAGCCGTCCCGGGCCGAATGGCCGTACGGCACCTTTCTGCGGAGGCTGGAGCCGGCGGCCCGCGCCGCGCTGCTCGGTCTGGGCGTACGACGCCAGGTGCCGGCCGGACAGATCCTGATCCACGAGGGCGTCCGCGAGTCGCACCTGGTGCTGCTGGAGGAGGGGCTGACGAAGGTCACGGCCAGCGTGCCCGACGGACGGGCCGCGCTGCTGTCGCTGCGCGTCGGCGGGGACCTGATGGGCGAGATGTCGGCCCTCAACGACAAACCGCGCTCGGCGACGGTCACCACCTGCGGGCCCGCCGTCTACAGCGTCATCTCCCGGGACCGGTTCAACCAGTTCCTGCGGACACACCCGCAGGCCGCCCTCGAACTGGCGGCGATGGTGTCCGACCGGCTGCGCTGGTCCAACCGCCGCCGGATCGACTTCACCTCGTACGCGGTGAAGATCCGGGTGGCCCGGGTGATCGCCGAGCTGTCGCGCACGCACGGCCGGCGCAGCCGCGACGGGGTGGTCATCGACGTGCGGCTCACCCAGCCCGAGCTGGCCACGATCTGCGGGGCGGCCGAGACGTCCGTCCAGAAGACGCTGCGTGAGCTGCGGGCCGACGGCCTGGTGGACACCGACTACCGGCGCATCACCGTCCGCGACCTGCCCCGGCTGCGCGCCCTCGGCGAACTGGACGCCGGGGAGCACTGA